The nucleotide sequence CTTGCAGCATCAATATTTGCGTGCCGGCTATCTGGCTTATGGCATCAGTATCATTTTCCTGTTACAGATTCTGGTGAATGCCGGTATGAATATGGGCATGTTGCCGACCAAGGGTTTGACCTTGCCATTTATTAGTTATGGCGGTTCATCCCTGATTATCTGTGCGGTCATGATCAGTCTGATTCTGAAAATTGATTCGACCACGCGTCAGGTCAATCCAAGCCGCGAAGAATCAAGCTTCTAGATTGGAGTTTCGTCCTGGCTCTGGCTGAGCATGGTCCAGTACCGTGCTCGGCATTGCGGTTCCACAATTGGAACAGGTCACAAAAGCAGATTTAGGCTTGGAAAGTGGAATCAAGGGTATAAAAAATAAAGAAAAATAATTACGCTGCTGTTTTAGCTCATAGCCCGAACGAGTACGGCAGACCGGACACAGAAACTGGCTTTTCTCAATGGTTTTGGTTTTAGGGCCGACGCCAAAAATAAAAAACATACTCTTCTTCCTATCAATTTTTCATTCTAGAAGTCTAGCTTAAGTGAAAAGCTGTTTTTATAAATAGTGACCTTGTAGCTCAGTTGTATGTGGAATCCGCTCAATGTCCCATTGTACTACCGCCTGTTGCAGCATCCGATCGGGAGTGTCCAAATCAACTTCAGCCTGATGCAAAGCCTGAAGTGCCTGTTTTAATAATTGCGGTGCCTGAGTTAAATCCAGTGCTTGGGCCAGATTCTGTTTTGACAGTTTTTGCCCCTGATCATTCATTGCCAGCGGTAGATGCATATAGCTCAGACGCGGATAACCGAGTAACTGTCCCAGATAGATTTGCCGTTCGGTATTATCTAAAAGATCAGCTCCACGTACCGCATGAGTCATACCTTGCAGATAGTCATCGACTACTACAGCCAGCTGGTAATTCATAATGCCGTCACGACGTTTTAAGACAAAATCGCCCAGATCTTTTTTCAGTTCTGAACAGTGCTGACCTTGCAGCCGGTCTTCAAAACAGATTTCAACATCTTCAACTTTTAAACGGATGGCCTGATGCTCAAAAGCCAGACCCAAGTTGCGGCAGGTATCCTGATAGATATGGTTGGAACCGAGCATTTTACGGGTACATTGACAGGCATAGACTAGGTCTTGCTGACGTAATTGCTGGATGACGTCTTCGTAAATATCTAAACGGTCTTTCTGGAAAATGATTTCGGCATCAGGTTCAAGCTGAAAGGCATCCATGGCACGCAGGATATGCTCTTCGCTGCCGGGATAAATGCGGGGAATATCGGTGTCTTCAATCCGGACCAGCCATGTGCCTTGATTGGCTTTGGCATCGCAGTAACTGGCAACTGCGGTAATGAGGGAGCCAAAATGCAAAGGGCCGGTTGGCGATGGCGCGAACCGGCCCACATAAGCCATCCTGTTGTCCCCCTCCTTTTTTAAAGGAGGGGTTAGGGGAGGATTATTTACAGACATACTTAACCGTTATTTTGCTTCTCTTTGATCTCTGCAAGGGTTTTGCAGTCAATACATAAAGTAGCCGTTGGACGTGCTTCTAAACGACGCAAGCCAATCTCGATACCACAAGTTTCACAGAAACCATAGTCATCATTCTGGATTGCTTCGATCGACTGTTCGATTTTACGAATCAGTTTACGTTCACGGTCACGGGTACGTAACTCAATCGCAAACTCTTCTTCCTGAGTCGCACGGTCATTCACATCTGGAAGAGCAGTATTTTCGTCTTGCATCGTATTGAGGGTACGATCCACTTCTGACATCAACTCAGCTTTCCAAGCCAGCAAGATTTGGCGGAAATGCTGAAGCTGACCTTCAGACATGTATTCTTCATTTTTTTTAGGTTGATAAGGTTCAATACCAAATAAGCTAGCAGTAGAACCACCGTCAGTCGTTTTAGGCTTAGATTTGCGTACGCGCTTTGCAGCTTTCTCTTCTACAACATCAGTTTGATTGTCTAAGACTTGATTTTGGTTGTCATTCGCCATTTAG is from Acinetobacter lwoffii and encodes:
- a CDS encoding zinc ribbon domain-containing protein — protein: MFFIFGVGPKTKTIEKSQFLCPVCRTRSGYELKQQRNYFSLFFIPLIPLSKPKSAFVTCSNCGTAMPSTVLDHAQPEPGRNSNLEA
- the gluQRS gene encoding tRNA glutamyl-Q(34) synthetase GluQRS, coding for MSVNNPPLTPPLKKEGDNRMAYVGRFAPSPTGPLHFGSLITAVASYCDAKANQGTWLVRIEDTDIPRIYPGSEEHILRAMDAFQLEPDAEIIFQKDRLDIYEDVIQQLRQQDLVYACQCTRKMLGSNHIYQDTCRNLGLAFEHQAIRLKVEDVEICFEDRLQGQHCSELKKDLGDFVLKRRDGIMNYQLAVVVDDYLQGMTHAVRGADLLDNTERQIYLGQLLGYPRLSYMHLPLAMNDQGQKLSKQNLAQALDLTQAPQLLKQALQALHQAEVDLDTPDRMLQQAVVQWDIERIPHTTELQGHYL
- the dksA gene encoding RNA polymerase-binding protein DksA, translated to MANDNQNQVLDNQTDVVEEKAAKRVRKSKPKTTDGGSTASLFGIEPYQPKKNEEYMSEGQLQHFRQILLAWKAELMSEVDRTLNTMQDENTALPDVNDRATQEEEFAIELRTRDRERKLIRKIEQSIEAIQNDDYGFCETCGIEIGLRRLEARPTATLCIDCKTLAEIKEKQNNG